One genomic segment of Arthrobacter sp. JZ12 includes these proteins:
- a CDS encoding alpha/beta hydrolase: MGINWQPDHLGDGFALTELDLGADDEGPCVATLISYTPPLPDLKPDLRSTARRVVRRVTGGNEPAVPVQAVLYVHGWSDYFFQRELARFFTDRGIAFYALDLRKYGRSLRDWQTPGYVGDLSEYDDDITAALDTLSADVVAKTGAVPTGITLMAHSTGALIASLWANRFPGRVTSLILNSPWLDVQGSSIVRSTTQGLLEPITRFRPKARLKLPEFGFYWRSISNQADGEWELDGRWRPQFGFPIRAGWLTAVLSGHTQVRKGLDIDAPVLVLASSKSTISPVWNEAMLASDSVLDVTVMTQRALQLGRHVTVCRFDGALHDTLLSPAPVRERVYAELERWVQCYTRPMVDAEAGPAEGQ; this comes from the coding sequence ATGGGGATCAACTGGCAGCCGGACCACCTCGGCGATGGATTCGCGCTGACCGAGCTCGACCTGGGTGCCGACGACGAGGGTCCCTGCGTTGCCACGCTCATCTCCTACACACCGCCCCTTCCCGACCTCAAGCCCGACCTGCGGAGCACCGCACGCAGGGTGGTTCGGCGGGTCACGGGAGGCAATGAGCCGGCGGTTCCCGTGCAGGCCGTGCTGTATGTCCACGGGTGGAGCGACTACTTCTTCCAGCGGGAATTAGCCCGCTTCTTCACAGACAGGGGTATCGCCTTCTACGCCCTGGACCTGCGGAAGTACGGCCGCAGCCTCCGCGACTGGCAGACTCCCGGCTACGTGGGCGACCTCTCCGAGTACGACGACGACATCACCGCGGCACTAGATACCCTCAGCGCGGATGTGGTCGCCAAGACCGGCGCCGTGCCGACAGGCATCACCCTCATGGCCCACTCGACCGGAGCCCTCATCGCCTCGCTCTGGGCCAACCGCTTCCCCGGGAGGGTTACGAGCCTGATCCTGAACAGTCCGTGGCTGGACGTGCAGGGCAGTTCCATTGTCCGAAGCACCACCCAGGGACTGCTGGAACCGATCACGCGGTTCCGGCCCAAAGCGCGCCTGAAGCTGCCCGAGTTCGGCTTCTACTGGCGCAGCATCAGTAATCAGGCGGACGGCGAATGGGAGCTGGACGGCCGGTGGCGGCCGCAGTTCGGTTTTCCCATCCGCGCCGGTTGGCTCACTGCCGTGCTTTCCGGCCACACCCAAGTGCGCAAGGGACTGGACATCGACGCGCCCGTGCTGGTCCTGGCCTCGTCAAAATCGACGATCAGTCCGGTGTGGAATGAGGCGATGCTTGCTTCCGACAGCGTGCTGGACGTGACTGTCATGACCCAGCGCGCGCTGCAGCTCGGCCGGCATGTGACGGTCTGCCGGTTCGACGGCGCCCTCCATGACACGCTGCTCTCGCCCGCACCCGTACGCGAACGGGTTTATGCCGAGCTGGAACGTTGGGTGCAGTGCTACACGCGCCCGATGGTGGATGCGGAAGCGGGACCAGCCGAGGGTCAATGA
- a CDS encoding isoprenyl transferase produces MTTFPRTVLQPWPHPSGAVPPVLPAELVPNHVAIVMDGNGRWANQRGLPRTEGHRAGEAALLDVVAGAIDIGIRHVSVYAFSTENWKRSPDEVRFLMGFSRDVLRRQRDQLNEWGVRIRWAGRRPRLWRSVINELETAEEYTRGNSVCTLTMCVNYGGRAEIADAARAIAEDVAAGRLKASAVSERTVQRYLDEPDLPDVDLFLRTSGEQRTSNFMLWQAAYAEMVFMDVLWPDVDRRTLWKAVEEYASRDRRYGGAVDHAKAT; encoded by the coding sequence GTGACAACATTCCCCCGAACGGTGCTACAGCCCTGGCCCCATCCCAGCGGTGCGGTACCCCCGGTGCTGCCCGCCGAGCTGGTTCCCAACCACGTCGCGATTGTGATGGACGGTAACGGGCGTTGGGCAAACCAGAGGGGCCTGCCGCGCACGGAGGGTCACCGCGCGGGTGAGGCTGCGCTGTTGGACGTCGTGGCCGGTGCGATTGACATCGGTATCAGGCACGTCTCCGTCTACGCGTTCTCGACCGAGAACTGGAAGCGATCACCGGATGAGGTCCGGTTCCTCATGGGCTTCAGCCGTGATGTCCTAAGGCGCCAGCGCGACCAGCTGAATGAGTGGGGAGTGCGGATCCGGTGGGCCGGCCGGCGCCCACGACTGTGGCGATCGGTGATCAACGAGCTGGAGACCGCGGAGGAATATACGCGGGGAAATTCGGTCTGCACGTTGACCATGTGCGTGAATTACGGCGGCCGTGCCGAGATCGCGGACGCCGCGCGCGCCATTGCGGAGGACGTGGCGGCAGGCCGGCTCAAGGCCTCAGCAGTGTCAGAGCGCACGGTGCAGCGTTACCTGGATGAACCCGACCTTCCCGATGTGGACCTGTTCCTGCGCACCTCGGGTGAGCAGCGCACGTCGAACTTCATGCTGTGGCAGGCAGCGTACGCCGAGATGGTATTCATGGACGTCCTCTGGCCGGACGTCGACCGCCGGACGCTGTGGAAAGCCGTCGAGGAGTACGCCTCGCGCGACCGACGCTACGGCGGCGCGGTTGATCATGCGAAGGCCACCTGA
- the recO gene encoding DNA repair protein RecO: MARSFASRTYRAEGVVLRTYKLGEADRIIVLLTREHGQVRAVAKGIRRTSSKFGARLEPFMTVDLQLVSGRTLDVVTQAQTRGAYAQNIASDYSRYTAAAAIAETAERLTDTDGESAGAQYALVIGAFSALSRGLHAAELILDSYLLRALATAGWAPSFTSCARCGAEGPHSAFSAALGGAVCPDCRPPGSASPSPAAMILLGALLSGNWDIADASDDAARRESAGLVAAYVQWHLERAVKSLKHVERV, translated from the coding sequence GTGGCCAGATCATTCGCCTCGCGGACCTATCGCGCAGAGGGAGTCGTCCTGCGCACCTACAAGCTGGGCGAAGCCGACAGGATCATCGTCCTGTTGACCCGTGAGCACGGACAGGTTCGGGCCGTTGCAAAAGGGATCAGGCGCACCAGCAGCAAGTTCGGTGCCCGCCTAGAACCGTTCATGACGGTAGACCTGCAGCTCGTCTCGGGCAGAACCCTCGATGTCGTGACGCAGGCGCAGACCCGGGGCGCGTACGCCCAGAACATTGCATCCGACTACTCCCGCTATACAGCAGCTGCAGCGATCGCGGAGACAGCTGAGCGCCTGACTGACACCGATGGCGAATCCGCAGGTGCCCAGTACGCCCTGGTGATCGGCGCGTTTTCGGCACTGAGCCGCGGGCTGCACGCGGCCGAACTCATCCTCGATTCGTACTTGCTTCGTGCACTGGCAACAGCGGGCTGGGCCCCCAGCTTCACCAGTTGCGCGCGGTGCGGAGCCGAGGGACCCCACTCCGCTTTCTCCGCCGCACTGGGCGGCGCCGTCTGTCCGGACTGCCGGCCACCCGGGTCAGCATCGCCGTCGCCGGCCGCGATGATACTGCTCGGAGCGTTGCTTTCCGGCAACTGGGACATCGCTGATGCATCCGACGACGCCGCGAGGCGGGAAAGTGCGGGCCTGGTGGCCGCTTACGTACAGTGGCATTTGGAACGAGCAGTAAAGTCCCTCAAGCATGTGGAGCGCGTGTGA
- the leuA gene encoding 2-isopropylmalate synthase, translated as MRNAQKTSGMPFHKYVPFQDQITVELPDRTWPDKIITKAPRWCAVDLRDGNQALIDPMSPERKHKMFDLLVQMGYKEIEVGFPSASQTDFDFVRQLIEGDKIPDDVTIQVLTQAREHLIERTYESLVGADRAIVHLYNSTSVLQRRVVFNQDMDGIIDIALTGARLCRKFEETMGDTQITYEYSPESFTGTELEFAARISNEVAAVFEASTDRQMILNLPATVEMATPNVYADSIEWMCRNLANRDSIILSLHPHNDRGSGVAAAELGYMAGADRIEGCLFGNGERTGNVDLVTLGMNLYGQGIDPQIDFSDMDHIRRTVEYCNQLSVPERSPYGGDLVFTAFSGSHQDAIKKGFERMEADAAAVGKTVDEIPWAVPYLPIDPKDIGRSYEAVIRVNSQSGKGGVAYLLKHEHSLDLPRRAQIEFSGVVQRRTDTVGGEVSGAELWEIFQDEYLPSREGTWGHYVLTSTNTDTSEDGLLNMTATLVIDGVQQRRTAQGNGPIDALLGILGQDGVDVRVLDYTEHALSSGGNARAAAYVECAVGERVLWGIGIDANSTMASLKAVISAVNRAIRDAH; from the coding sequence ATGCGCAACGCACAGAAAACCTCCGGAATGCCGTTCCATAAGTACGTGCCGTTCCAGGACCAGATCACTGTGGAGCTGCCCGACCGGACCTGGCCGGACAAGATCATCACCAAGGCACCACGTTGGTGCGCTGTAGACCTCCGTGACGGCAATCAGGCGCTCATCGATCCCATGAGTCCGGAGCGCAAGCACAAGATGTTCGACCTCCTGGTGCAGATGGGCTACAAGGAGATCGAAGTCGGGTTCCCGTCGGCATCGCAGACCGACTTCGACTTCGTCCGCCAGCTGATTGAAGGCGACAAGATTCCCGACGACGTCACTATCCAGGTCCTGACGCAGGCGCGGGAGCACCTCATCGAGCGCACCTACGAATCGCTGGTCGGTGCCGACCGTGCGATCGTCCACCTCTACAACTCGACGTCGGTCCTTCAGCGCCGCGTGGTGTTCAACCAGGACATGGACGGCATCATCGACATCGCGCTCACCGGCGCACGCCTGTGCCGGAAGTTCGAGGAAACCATGGGTGATACCCAGATCACCTACGAGTACTCGCCCGAATCCTTCACAGGGACCGAGCTTGAGTTCGCAGCTCGTATCTCCAATGAAGTCGCCGCTGTCTTCGAGGCTTCCACCGACCGGCAGATGATCCTGAACCTGCCTGCAACCGTGGAAATGGCCACCCCCAACGTCTACGCGGACTCCATCGAGTGGATGTGCAGGAACCTGGCCAACCGTGACAGCATCATTCTCTCCCTGCACCCGCACAATGACCGGGGCAGCGGAGTCGCGGCAGCTGAGCTTGGTTATATGGCCGGCGCAGACCGCATCGAAGGCTGTCTCTTCGGCAATGGGGAGCGGACTGGAAACGTTGACCTGGTCACGCTCGGCATGAACCTGTACGGACAGGGAATCGACCCGCAGATCGACTTCTCGGACATGGACCACATTCGCCGCACCGTCGAATACTGCAACCAGCTCAGCGTTCCCGAGCGCTCTCCCTATGGCGGAGACCTGGTGTTCACAGCATTTTCCGGATCGCATCAGGACGCGATCAAAAAGGGCTTCGAGCGGATGGAAGCCGATGCCGCTGCTGTGGGAAAGACCGTCGACGAAATTCCCTGGGCCGTTCCGTACCTTCCGATCGACCCCAAGGACATCGGACGCTCCTATGAGGCAGTTATCCGCGTCAATTCGCAGTCGGGCAAGGGCGGCGTGGCCTACCTGCTCAAGCACGAGCACAGCCTGGACCTGCCGCGCCGCGCCCAGATCGAGTTCTCCGGCGTCGTGCAGCGGCGTACCGATACTGTCGGCGGCGAAGTGAGCGGCGCGGAACTGTGGGAGATCTTCCAGGACGAGTACCTGCCCTCGCGCGAGGGAACCTGGGGCCACTATGTCCTGACCTCCACCAACACGGACACCTCGGAGGACGGCCTCCTCAATATGACCGCAACGCTGGTCATCGATGGAGTCCAGCAGCGCCGCACCGCACAGGGCAACGGTCCGATCGATGCACTGCTTGGAATCCTGGGGCAGGACGGCGTTGACGTGCGGGTGCTCGATTACACCGAACACGCGCTGTCCTCGGGCGGTAATGCCCGGGCGGCCGCCTACGTCGAGTGCGCAGTGGGGGAGCGGGTCCTGTGGGGCATCGGGATCGACGCCAACTCCACCATGGCCTCCCTCAAGGCGGTTATCTCGGCCGTCAACCGCGCTATCAGGGACGCGCACTAG
- a CDS encoding M13 family metallopeptidase — MTAAGIDLANVDPDVRPQDDLFRHVNGGWLKKTPIPDDRPREGSFSQLADAAEIAVREIIEDAADDPDNTGDRFRMGTLYADFMNTDRINAQGSSPVRPVLDAIDSVTSVSEFVRLDAELTRSGAAGLVLPYVSNDAGNPDRYLLHLYQSGLGLPDESYYREEKFEEARIGYAALLSRLFELADLPDSRAAAAGVFDLETRLAASHMDTVTRRNPQATYNLRRTVDLASESGLFEVWLAELTVGTDLPAELIINQPGYLSAMLKLVESEPLSVWKNWLAARVLLQAAPFLSDDFVSAHFAFYGTALSGTPKLKDRWKRGVAVVEGALGEAVGRQYVERHFPESHKAKMRQLVENLLAAYHERIERLDWMSAETRGRALEKLRLFTTKIGYPERWIDYSSLNIVPGDLVGNVQRATAFETARQLAKLGGPIDREEWHLTPQTVNAYYMPTMNEIVFPAAILQPPFFDAEADPAANYGAIGAVIGHEIGHGFDDQGSQFDGTGALHNWWTEADREAFEGLTERLVTQYAELAPTEAPDHPVNGKLTLGENIGDLGGLGIALAAYLISLEGSEPPVIDGLTGLQRFFYSWAECWRQNIRPEEAARRIAIDPHSPNEFRCNQVVRNLDEFHDAFNVTPGDGLWLAPSERVRIW, encoded by the coding sequence GTGACCGCTGCCGGCATTGACCTTGCCAATGTAGATCCCGACGTCCGCCCACAGGATGACCTCTTCCGCCACGTCAACGGCGGCTGGCTGAAAAAGACGCCGATCCCCGACGATCGACCCCGGGAAGGTTCCTTCTCGCAGTTGGCCGATGCCGCAGAAATCGCGGTCCGCGAGATCATTGAGGATGCCGCTGATGACCCCGACAACACCGGCGACCGCTTCCGGATGGGCACCCTCTACGCCGATTTCATGAACACGGACCGGATCAATGCGCAAGGCAGCTCCCCTGTCCGTCCGGTTCTCGATGCCATTGACAGCGTCACCTCGGTCAGCGAATTCGTCCGACTGGATGCCGAGCTGACCCGCTCGGGAGCAGCGGGTCTTGTGCTGCCATACGTCAGCAACGACGCCGGTAACCCGGACCGGTACCTGCTGCACCTGTATCAGTCCGGACTAGGGCTGCCCGATGAGTCCTACTACCGGGAGGAGAAGTTCGAAGAAGCGCGCATCGGCTATGCAGCCCTGTTATCCCGTCTCTTCGAGCTGGCGGACCTGCCTGATAGCCGGGCCGCTGCCGCTGGAGTCTTCGATCTCGAGACCCGGCTGGCAGCGTCGCATATGGATACCGTCACGAGGCGCAACCCACAGGCGACCTACAATCTGCGGCGGACCGTCGACCTCGCCTCTGAATCCGGGCTGTTCGAAGTCTGGCTAGCCGAACTCACTGTAGGTACGGACCTGCCTGCCGAACTCATCATCAACCAGCCGGGCTACCTCTCGGCCATGCTGAAACTGGTTGAAAGTGAACCTCTAAGCGTCTGGAAGAACTGGCTCGCTGCTCGGGTACTGCTCCAGGCTGCGCCGTTCCTAAGCGACGATTTCGTCAGTGCCCACTTCGCCTTCTACGGGACAGCCCTGAGTGGAACACCCAAGCTGAAGGACCGCTGGAAGCGAGGTGTCGCCGTCGTCGAAGGCGCCCTGGGAGAAGCCGTTGGCCGGCAGTACGTCGAACGCCACTTCCCGGAGTCGCACAAGGCAAAGATGCGCCAACTGGTGGAGAACCTGCTGGCCGCCTACCACGAGCGCATTGAGCGCCTCGACTGGATGAGCGCGGAAACGCGCGGACGCGCCCTGGAGAAGCTGCGGCTGTTTACCACGAAGATCGGCTACCCCGAACGCTGGATCGACTACTCCTCCCTAAATATCGTTCCCGGAGACCTGGTCGGCAACGTGCAGCGGGCGACCGCCTTCGAGACGGCGCGGCAGTTGGCGAAACTGGGAGGGCCGATTGACCGAGAGGAATGGCATCTCACGCCGCAGACCGTCAACGCCTACTACATGCCGACAATGAATGAGATTGTGTTCCCCGCGGCGATCCTACAACCACCCTTCTTCGATGCCGAGGCGGACCCCGCTGCCAACTATGGAGCAATCGGCGCTGTCATCGGGCACGAGATCGGGCATGGCTTCGACGACCAGGGCTCGCAGTTCGACGGAACCGGTGCTCTCCACAACTGGTGGACCGAGGCCGACCGGGAAGCCTTCGAAGGCCTCACCGAGCGGCTTGTCACTCAGTATGCCGAGCTTGCACCCACCGAGGCACCTGACCATCCGGTGAATGGCAAGCTGACCCTCGGGGAGAACATCGGTGATCTTGGCGGGCTGGGCATCGCCCTTGCCGCTTATTTGATCAGCCTCGAAGGCTCGGAACCGCCCGTCATCGACGGGCTGACCGGATTGCAGCGGTTCTTCTACTCGTGGGCCGAATGCTGGCGCCAGAACATCCGTCCGGAGGAGGCGGCACGCCGCATCGCAATCGATCCGCACTCCCCGAACGAGTTCCGCTGCAACCAGGTTGTACGGAACCTCGACGAGTTCCACGACGCCTTCAACGTCACGCCCGGTGACGGGCTGTGGCTTGCACCCTCGGAGCGCGTCCGGATCTGGTAG
- a CDS encoding LCP family protein, which produces MSQPGGEPAGAPNGIRVGAGGRHLGRGGRPRGLQIVAITLVAVLVGVVGIAAVTLFRLQSNVLTEPLNLATGDEEQLPVDLSKDPVQIVIIGSDSRGDGAGGDGVDEEAKADVMMLLTMSADRSNVNLVSFPRDLLVPLPACEDPRSGNTSEPMALGQLNSSLSNGGPGCTVAALNELTGLQVDHFMMADFNAVTELSRAVGGVEVCVNQAVEDEYSGLQLPAGTSEVEGEEALAFLRTRHAFGSGGDEGRIRAQQSFMASLARKVKEEGTLTNIPRLYSIAEAVTSNLTVDERLSEIPELLKLAGRLQSVDLGNVALVTVPVIPYEPDPNRLVLDEGKADDLFEALREDRDITEPAEEPTPSPSAEPSPDASGTPEPAPEPEPEPEPEPTPTELGFDPALVPVTVLDASGESGRGEELQEILLGEGYTQAAVQEADERPATQLFVGPGYEGIAPFVAELFGLSDVQVISSGTTIGLELSVGSDFTEGDVMEAETVTGGLRGQTAAQVTCQS; this is translated from the coding sequence ATGAGTCAACCCGGCGGTGAGCCGGCTGGAGCCCCGAACGGTATCCGCGTTGGGGCCGGCGGACGGCATCTTGGCAGGGGCGGAAGGCCTCGAGGCCTGCAGATCGTGGCAATCACGCTCGTCGCAGTGCTTGTGGGCGTTGTCGGTATCGCTGCGGTCACGCTTTTCCGTCTGCAGTCCAACGTACTGACTGAGCCGCTGAACCTTGCCACGGGTGACGAGGAACAATTACCGGTGGACCTGAGCAAGGATCCGGTCCAGATCGTGATCATCGGAAGCGACTCACGCGGTGACGGCGCCGGCGGCGACGGGGTGGACGAAGAAGCGAAGGCCGACGTAATGATGCTCCTGACCATGTCAGCCGACAGGAGCAATGTGAACCTGGTCAGCTTCCCCCGGGACCTCCTCGTACCGCTGCCCGCCTGCGAGGACCCAAGGTCCGGTAACACCAGCGAGCCGATGGCGTTGGGACAGCTCAACAGCTCGCTCTCCAACGGGGGCCCCGGGTGCACGGTGGCCGCCCTCAACGAACTCACCGGACTGCAGGTCGATCACTTCATGATGGCCGATTTCAATGCCGTTACCGAGCTGTCCCGTGCGGTGGGCGGCGTCGAGGTTTGCGTCAACCAGGCGGTGGAAGACGAGTACTCGGGACTTCAGCTGCCCGCTGGAACCAGCGAGGTCGAGGGGGAAGAGGCGCTTGCCTTCCTGCGCACCCGACACGCCTTCGGCAGTGGCGGAGACGAAGGTCGCATCCGCGCCCAGCAGTCGTTCATGGCCTCGTTGGCCCGAAAGGTGAAGGAGGAGGGCACCCTTACGAACATCCCGCGCCTCTACTCGATCGCCGAGGCGGTCACCAGCAACCTGACGGTCGATGAGCGTCTTTCGGAGATCCCCGAACTGCTGAAACTCGCCGGGCGGCTGCAGTCAGTGGATTTGGGCAACGTGGCGCTCGTGACTGTGCCGGTGATCCCGTACGAGCCGGATCCCAACCGTTTGGTACTTGATGAAGGCAAGGCGGACGACCTGTTCGAGGCTCTGCGCGAAGACCGCGACATCACGGAACCAGCGGAGGAACCCACTCCCTCGCCGAGCGCCGAGCCCAGCCCGGATGCTTCCGGAACACCGGAACCCGCCCCTGAGCCTGAACCCGAACCTGAACCCGAACCGACACCGACCGAGCTTGGGTTTGATCCTGCATTGGTACCGGTGACCGTCCTCGACGCGTCAGGTGAGAGCGGGCGCGGCGAGGAACTGCAGGAGATCCTGCTGGGCGAGGGCTACACGCAGGCTGCGGTGCAGGAAGCGGACGAGCGTCCGGCTACCCAGCTCTTCGTCGGCCCGGGTTACGAGGGCATTGCACCCTTCGTGGCGGAGTTGTTCGGTTTGAGCGATGTGCAGGTGATCTCGAGCGGCACCACGATCGGCCTGGAGTTGTCAGTAGGTAGCGACTTCACCGAGGGTGACGTGATGGAGGCCGAGACGGTGACCGGCGGCCTGCGCGGCCAGACGGCCGCGCAGGTAACCTGCCAGTCCTGA
- the era gene encoding GTPase Era: MNTQEYRAGFISLVGRPNAGKSTLTNALVGQKVAITSAKPQTTRHTIRGIVHREDAQLILVDTPGLHRPRTLLGQRLNDLVADTLAEVDAIGFCLPANEQVGPGDRFIAAQLAQLKRKPIIAVVTKADLVPRDALARQLLAVTELGREVLGGEGWADVVPVSAVDGYQVTTVANVFASHMPESPPLYPDGELTDEPAAVMVAELVREAALEGVRDELPHSLAVVVEEIVPREGRPEDNPLLDVRVNLYVERPSQKAIIIGKGGARLREVGTAARKGIEALLGTKIYLDLHVKIAKDWQRDPKQLVRLGF, translated from the coding sequence ATGAATACGCAGGAGTACCGCGCCGGATTTATCTCGCTGGTAGGCCGACCCAACGCCGGCAAATCCACGCTTACCAATGCCCTTGTGGGGCAGAAGGTTGCGATCACCTCCGCCAAGCCCCAAACAACTCGCCATACCATCCGTGGGATCGTGCATCGGGAGGATGCCCAGCTCATTCTCGTGGACACACCGGGACTGCATCGGCCGCGGACCCTCCTGGGCCAGCGCCTGAACGATCTGGTGGCAGACACGCTCGCCGAAGTCGATGCCATCGGATTCTGCCTGCCCGCCAATGAGCAGGTTGGGCCAGGGGACCGCTTCATCGCCGCCCAGCTGGCACAGCTCAAGCGCAAGCCCATCATCGCGGTTGTCACCAAAGCCGACCTCGTGCCCAGGGATGCACTGGCCCGGCAGCTGCTCGCGGTCACCGAGCTGGGCCGCGAGGTGCTTGGCGGCGAGGGCTGGGCCGACGTCGTGCCGGTCTCAGCCGTGGACGGCTACCAGGTGACAACTGTGGCAAATGTTTTCGCCTCCCACATGCCCGAATCGCCGCCGCTCTATCCGGACGGCGAGCTGACGGACGAGCCGGCCGCAGTCATGGTTGCCGAGCTTGTTCGGGAAGCCGCCCTCGAGGGCGTCCGCGACGAACTGCCGCATTCGCTGGCCGTGGTCGTGGAGGAGATCGTCCCCCGCGAGGGCAGGCCGGAAGACAACCCGCTGCTGGATGTGCGCGTGAACCTCTACGTGGAGCGTCCCTCGCAGAAAGCGATCATCATCGGCAAGGGCGGAGCACGGCTCCGTGAGGTGGGTACGGCCGCGAGGAAGGGGATTGAAGCACTCCTCGGTACCAAGATCTACCTCGATCTGCATGTGAAGATCGCGAAGGACTGGCAGCGCGATCCGAAACAACTGGTCCGCCTTGGTTTCTAG
- a CDS encoding hemolysin family protein: protein MIVFLLAIMAIVFVLIAGLVTAAEAAFSYLPRQEAEAQLNGPQATAIRRVLESPVTYLHALRFWRVWFEMAAAVAVALLFFDVLGNIWLAGLLATVTMAGLGFVLVGVSPRQLGRAHAASVVPLTAPLVRLLGMVLGPVPRWLVGLGSALAPGSARVEAAFFTEEEFRELLSRASEAEMIEDNEAELIHSVFELGDTKVRSVMVPRTDMVTIETGSTLRQAMSLFLRSGYSRVPVIGENADDVRGILYLKDVVAVLNGTGHTERDKVDAVARAVRYVPESKPVGDLLQELQRESTHVAIVVDEYGGTAGLVTLEDLIEEIVGEIVDEYDSEVPEMEQLPEGGFRVSARMGIDDLGELFDVVLEDDEVDTVGGLLAKNLGRVPIVGSEVQVGSIFLRAERLEGRRNRVSHILAWQVEEADSGTGPDGLHDSTRETVENA from the coding sequence ATGATCGTGTTTTTGCTGGCCATCATGGCCATCGTCTTCGTCCTTATTGCCGGGCTCGTTACAGCCGCCGAGGCCGCCTTCAGCTATTTGCCGCGACAGGAGGCCGAGGCTCAACTGAACGGCCCGCAGGCAACGGCAATCCGCCGGGTGCTCGAGTCACCGGTCACCTACCTTCACGCCCTGCGCTTCTGGCGGGTGTGGTTCGAGATGGCTGCCGCTGTAGCCGTCGCTCTCCTGTTTTTCGATGTTCTCGGCAACATCTGGCTTGCCGGTCTGCTCGCCACGGTAACAATGGCGGGACTCGGGTTCGTGCTCGTCGGAGTGTCGCCTCGCCAGCTCGGGAGGGCCCATGCTGCATCGGTGGTGCCCCTGACGGCACCGCTCGTTCGTCTGCTGGGAATGGTGCTTGGTCCCGTTCCGCGTTGGCTGGTGGGTCTTGGCAGCGCTCTAGCTCCGGGATCGGCAAGGGTTGAGGCAGCCTTCTTCACCGAGGAGGAGTTCCGTGAACTCCTCTCGCGCGCGAGCGAAGCCGAGATGATCGAAGACAATGAAGCCGAGCTGATCCATTCGGTGTTTGAGCTCGGCGACACGAAAGTCCGGTCCGTCATGGTTCCGCGCACGGACATGGTGACAATAGAAACCGGCTCAACACTGCGGCAGGCAATGTCGCTGTTTCTCCGTTCCGGCTACTCCCGCGTCCCTGTCATCGGTGAGAATGCTGACGACGTCCGGGGAATCCTGTACCTCAAGGACGTGGTAGCCGTGCTGAACGGAACCGGCCACACCGAACGTGACAAGGTCGACGCCGTTGCCCGCGCCGTGCGCTACGTCCCGGAATCAAAGCCGGTCGGGGATTTGCTGCAGGAACTGCAGCGGGAATCGACCCACGTCGCCATCGTCGTCGACGAATACGGCGGCACTGCCGGGTTGGTCACGCTCGAGGACCTGATCGAGGAGATCGTGGGCGAAATCGTTGACGAATATGACTCCGAGGTTCCGGAGATGGAACAGCTGCCCGAAGGCGGGTTCCGCGTCAGCGCCCGCATGGGAATCGATGACCTCGGAGAGCTGTTCGACGTCGTGCTTGAGGACGACGAGGTCGACACCGTCGGCGGATTGCTGGCGAAGAATCTGGGGCGTGTGCCGATTGTGGGCAGCGAGGTCCAGGTGGGAAGCATCTTCCTGCGGGCGGAGCGGCTGGAAGGGCGCCGAAACCGCGTATCGCACATCCTCGCGTGGCAGGTTGAGGAAGCCGACTCCGGGACAGGACCCGACGGATTACACGACAGCACGAGGGAAACGGTGGAGAACGCATGA
- the ybeY gene encoding rRNA maturation RNase YbeY, protein MSIEINNESGVQVDEESLVRLGRHVLDSLYVHPESDLSIILVDTEAMERLHIEWMDEPGPTDVLSFPMDELRPGTAARPTGSGILGDVVLCPEVAISQAEKAGHSMQEELLLLTTHGMLHLLGFDHAEPEEEKEMFGLQRQLLADFLGRDAPRETTQ, encoded by the coding sequence GTGAGCATCGAAATAAACAATGAGTCCGGCGTGCAGGTCGATGAGGAGTCATTGGTCCGCCTGGGACGCCATGTGCTCGACAGTCTTTACGTTCACCCCGAGTCCGATCTGTCCATCATCCTCGTCGATACGGAGGCGATGGAGAGACTGCACATCGAATGGATGGATGAGCCGGGACCAACGGACGTGCTCTCGTTTCCGATGGATGAACTGCGCCCCGGTACAGCGGCCCGCCCAACCGGGTCCGGGATCCTCGGGGATGTTGTGCTGTGCCCGGAAGTGGCCATTTCCCAGGCTGAGAAGGCGGGGCACAGCATGCAGGAGGAACTGCTGCTGCTGACAACGCACGGCATGCTGCATCTGCTCGGCTTCGACCATGCGGAGCCGGAAGAGGAGAAGGAGATGTTCGGTCTTCAGCGGCAACTCCTCGCCGACTTCCTTGGGCGGGACGCACCCCGCGAAACCACCCAGTGA